The Caldisalinibacter kiritimatiensis genome contains a region encoding:
- a CDS encoding DUF4342 domain-containing protein, with the protein MDISLEKIDIIRERTGVSYKTAKEALELNDGNVVDALIYLEENQKSWTENITNKSDEVIEALKEALRKGNVTKITVKKDGEVLMNIPVTAGAIGAILSPPVTAVGVTAALLSKCTIEIVKENGEVVNINEMAGKTVDKVRKTVRMDNNKTNDSYNQQSNQESNNE; encoded by the coding sequence GTGGATATAAGTTTAGAGAAAATTGATATTATTAGGGAACGTACAGGGGTTAGCTATAAAACAGCTAAAGAAGCACTTGAACTAAACGATGGGAATGTTGTAGATGCATTGATTTACTTAGAAGAGAATCAAAAATCTTGGACCGAAAACATAACTAACAAGAGTGATGAAGTAATAGAAGCTTTAAAAGAAGCCCTTAGGAAAGGAAATGTAACTAAAATTACTGTCAAAAAAGACGGAGAAGTATTAATGAATATTCCAGTTACTGCAGGAGCTATAGGAGCTATTTTATCACCACCAGTTACAGCAGTAGGAGTAACAGCAGCATTGTTATCAAAATGTACAATAGAAATAGTAAAAGAAAATGGAGAAGTTGTTAACATTAATGAAATGGCAGGGAAAACTGTGGATAAAGTAAGAAAAACCGTAAGAATGGATAATAATAAAACTAATGATAGTTACAATCAGCAAAGTAATCAAGAAAGTAATAACGAATAA